Below is a window of Populus alba chromosome 2, ASM523922v2, whole genome shotgun sequence DNA.
GCAATTGGCGCATGCATTTCAAGCGCCAACCTATTTGTTTTGTCTGTTATCACAATCtctatatttgtttaaatttcaattttggtCCCAAGACACTTAACTATTTTAAATCAGccaaatcttattttattttgcaaaaccaAGCATCGAAAAACACCTTCAATATAGCAAAACCCTTGTATCaaggtaaataaaataaactaccaagtcaaatctcaaataaagtcaatttgacaggatcaaattagaaaaaaaaaatcgagggaaaaaaaaaaacttaccttGATGGTGTAAATCATCCTTGATGTTAGTGAACAAAAATGACTCAATATTTGTTCTAGTTACAAATTTGATCCATGATGCtctaattattataattctataaaattaaatcttaatcgAGAATTAACTAAGCAACAAAATATTCTCCTGACACTGCAAAGCTTCcatatgtaaatataaaaacaaattgctatgactaatctaatattaaaaacaatgttaaaggataatattaaaagaaaaataaattgaggcaaaatgataaaaaaatgacaaaaaaaaaaagagaacactTTGCAAATCAAATAatcttttaggtttttatttattatgcaaACATATTCTCTGGAGAAATTGATAGCCTTGTATTGTTCTTGATTTAGTTCTTTTTCCACatagataataataaacaacataaggATTTTGACAAGCAATTAGGAACATATTTTAGACATGAGATATCTAAGCTAAGGCAAGATAGTGTCAATCATTTCAAATATCCTGATTTTGACAGGCAACTAGGATCATTAGACATAGGATATCTAAGTCGAGTGAAGATTGTGTCAGCCATTTAAAATATTCTAGTTTTTTGGATGGACTCTTAATGATGCAGAAGGGGGAGTAATATACGAATCATGTAGATTCTAAGTCCCCTAAATTGACTAAAGTTTTTTGctattgctaaaaaaaaaaaaagtttggaatatacaatcaataaacaaaaatgttgAGGCTTTTATGATAAAGAATCTTGAAGGATGCAACGCCGCCCATGACAATAACAAGACTCATTTAAGTAATTTCAAAGCTATAGCCATTGAGATCACTAAGTCGTTTATTACCACAGGTTTATAAGTGAATATTGTCCTATCCAAAGAAGAACTTAAGCTAATTGATGTGAAGTCAGAGGATACTAAAGAACGAAAAAACACTAAGGTGTGGTGATGTTAACTTAGTCTTTTactgaacttttattttttcatagaaTGTTCCTAACATCTCATTTTCCCATTGGTACTTTTTTCATTTCCTAAGTAGTGCGATTTCCCTATTTCTTACTAATCATTAGGTTTTTTAGATTTGTGGCTTTTGGGATGCAAGCAAGAAATGTATCCCCTTCTAACAAGCATAGGGATTGAAACAAATGTCCAACtataatttgtgattttcttacCAAGGTTGTTATGTTAGAGGGAGTTTGTGTAGGCTCCTTCACTTGGCCAACAAGAGTAGATCATGCTGGCCAATAGCCAAGTGTGTATGTGGTTGCTCCTCAATCGAGAAGACTAGTTTGATGAAGGTATTTAACATTCTTGTGGTTACTAAAGAAGTTAATTAAGACTTAAGGGGTTGAAATTAATGTTGAAACAAAATTCTCGCCATTTTACTAAACAAAATTTATCGATGGACTATattccaacaacaaaaaaattgataaattgcATTTCATTGGAGGAGTCCCATTGAGTTTTTCTAGAAAAGGTCCATGGGTATTGGTCTTTAGTGAATATTAAcaattctttttaatgtttaataatatatataattttcaatttattttattaaatatatattaaattttgagctcacaatttttttttttttttaaagtgctgCTAGAAAACACATTAGCAGTATCAAcacatttttttggttttacttGCAGCCAAACCAAGCATCTTTATTTGAACTTGGCACCACTCCCAGCATTTGCACATGTTTTATGTATCATACTTTGTAACTTTGCATGGCTTGGCATTGTTGGTCTTGTACATGTAACTGTTTTACTTAACATTTGCCTATGCTCTTAGATCATACATCATAGACTCTTTTGTCTTGCTTTTTCCTTCTAAATACATCTGCTTAAGCTGCTATTTCTTAATGATCTAGGTTAAATGATTGCTTTAACCTAACTTTATTTGCGTGTTAAAAGATAGCTTGTGATATGGTACGGATAACCTGTCTAGTTTATTATGTACCACAACACTAATGAATTAATAGAGTGTTTTTGGTGTTTGATTAATCATCGCTGGACGATTCCACCAAATTCTATCCaccctcctcctctctctctcttcttctcttcttttcatggATTTGCTCTGCTGGGATTGAGCTTGGGCTCATTTTATAGTTTAAACAATTAGATTGGGCTTGAATCATTTCTGTTGGGCTCTATTTTGCTtggcttctcttctttttgcattttttctgCCTCTAAttgtttaaaagataaagcaGTTAAGAGAATGTGGAcataataaactataaaatgatTCAAGCCCAATCTAATTGTTTAAACTATAAAATGAGCCCAAGCTCAATCCGAGCAGAGCAAATCCacgaaaagaagagagagagaggaggaggagggtggaTAGAATTTGGTGGAATCGTCCAGCGATGATTAATCgaacaccaaaaataaaatgccCGTTATGATATTTTCTGCCTCTTGATTTTGCTAGAAAGAAGACAAATAGCATAGCAGAGTGGGATAGAAGATTGgcacacagaaaaaaaaaaaaaaagcaaaaatctgGAGAAAAGTGGTGAAATGGTTGATGCCATGGAACATCGTACTGCAGACAGAGAGATGTCTGACGTTACGGCGGCGCAGCAGCATCAAGTCCCAAATGACAACAACGTACGAGAGATGCTCACATTGGCTcgccaactcatcaatcaaggCAACCCTTCTCAAGCTCTCCAAGCGgtaatgaattatttaaattaaataaatattctcaATTTACCATTTCAATTGTCTGGATcatcttcctctctctctctcgctctctttTTTCTAATGAAGTCAGTATCAGATTTTGCGTtctttttatcttgaatttttttttgttgacaaaATTATTACCATTCAGATGTTTAGAAGATTGACCAATCTTATAggttttagaaatttaattaatcagtTTTTATGCCTGCTTGTCTGTAGAGGGGTCATTCAATTCGCCATCGCTCACACTTTTCCGCATTATGATTTTTCTACTattatcaagaaattaattcatttattaGGAGGAGTGCATGCCTATTCTAATGTGTCTTTCTTCCAAATGATACAGCTGAGGGAGTTGAAGGGATCTGTTAGCCTGCAATGTGATTAAGGTCTATCTGGGAAGTTGTGAGTTGATAAATGGGGAGAAAAGGTGGGAtttagtgagaaaaaaaatgcccATTTCTAATCGCGGGCAAGGGGAGTCACAATTATTAGGATGGTAGTTTTCACTCGTTAGGGTttctgcttgattttttttccttttaagggTGTCCAGCATGCTGATTTCTTTGACGTTGGAGAATCAAAGTACAAAATCCATGTAATTTAACAGCTTATTTGCAGGAGTCTTTGAAACGATGAGGGGCGTGACAAGGAAGTTAGAATAACTTCAAAACTACTCAACTATGTTTATGGTTACGTCCCAAGCTCGGTCATATTTACAAGTTTTGTCATCTGTTTGTTGGAAGCTcgagctgctgctgcttctttttttttttttccttttcaatttggaTAACTTGCAAGTGAATCTATTAATGAAGGACATATAGACTTATTCCGACTTCCGAGGCTATCGCATTTGATTCCCAAGCTTAGGTATCTCAAACATTCATGTTAGACTTGTTTGTTCATCATTATCTATTGCGATACATTAGCCATAAATTTAGGTTCCTGTGTGCATGCACAGACACATCCGCACACAAACAGTGGTCTCACACACCACAGTTCAAACATGAAAAAGGTTGAAAAGTTCTCATTAAAACTATATCCCTTTTCCGTTTAAATGAGGTGTTTATTTTAGAACTTGTGCTTACTGGATGCTTGGGGCAGGTGGTCATGGCAATGAAAACCAAAGGTGGGGATCAAGCTGTATTTCAATCCTTGCACCGTGCTCGTGAGCTGTATTTGAACAGATTGCAAGCGAGCACTAATGTTGATCATCTGGCCTCTTTGTTTGCTGAATGTGCAATTGCTGAGGCCCAGCCTTTACAAGATGACCAAACACCACTTAATGGAGGTGACCAATCACCTTCAGCTGTACCCGAAGTTCATGTAAACTCCATACTTGCAGAAACTGGCAGGACGCAAATTGTGTTGGATGCTTTCTCAGATGGGAGCAGTTTCATCTGCCTTCAATGTGGTGGTCTCGTAAGTAATTATCGCAAAGACGAGCACTATGCATTCTGGTGTGGTTGACTCTGAAGCTCATGAATGTGGAACGAGTTTTTGTTCCTTGATGCAGTGCTGCTTGACATGCTTGATTAGCACACCACTTTCCTGTATTGTGATGCAGTGCTCCCCGACATGCATGATTAGCACACTGCTTTCCTTATTTACTGCACTGAACTGCATGGTTGCTTTACTCGATGAGATTTCTTCTTATATGCCCGAAGTTATCATTTCCAACCAAAACATCAAATGCTTGACTTGAGATACAGAGGTCCGGTTTTGGTTTAGACTGAAAAGAAATGTACCATTGTAAAACTTCTTGCAGAAGGCTTTTACTATTTAGTTGTTAAACCATCAAAGAAATGACGACGACGATTCGATCAATAGAGTGTATCCTGTAATCTTCATGGTGCTTAACTATCAAATCATGGTGCTTAGCACGTGATTTGTTtatacacaacaataaaaaaaaaaaattccaaaaaaacaaaacatgggtAGCTCATggtgctaaaataaaaaacttgccAAAGTTTTTAAAGTTTGATAAAGAAGAGACCTTTTTTTACGccaaaaaaatacttcaaaatatcaaaacaaggattaaataatattcttttttcaagtttaagGGTTGAAGATACAATGGCTATAAAACACAAATTGACCCACCGAGATGACCTGTAACCTAGTCAACTCAAGACCTGAGACAGGTaaggtttaaataaaaataaaaaagtaattgacCTAATATAACCCCCTCAAAAGCTCATTTCGATTCTTGACTCTGTCAAATTCTGATTCAAAGcccattaaatttaaaaaacaaagaacaatatcattttgatcttttatatataaaaaaataaattatttttcatgttcaaCCCATCTAGCATGTTTTCGagtaaaaacaaagaacaatgtcattttgatcttttatatataagaaaataaatta
It encodes the following:
- the LOC118035750 gene encoding uncharacterized protein isoform X2, whose amino-acid sequence is MAMKTKGGDQAVFQSLHRARELYLNRLQASTNVDHLASLFAECAIAEAQPLQDDQTPLNGGDQSPSAVPEVHVNSILAETGRTQIVLDAFSDGSSFICLQCGGLVSNYRKDEHYAFWCG
- the LOC118035750 gene encoding uncharacterized protein isoform X1 produces the protein MVDAMEHRTADREMSDVTAAQQHQVPNDNNVREMLTLARQLINQGNPSQALQAVVMAMKTKGGDQAVFQSLHRARELYLNRLQASTNVDHLASLFAECAIAEAQPLQDDQTPLNGGDQSPSAVPEVHVNSILAETGRTQIVLDAFSDGSSFICLQCGGLVSNYRKDEHYAFWCG